The sequence below is a genomic window from Gossypium hirsutum isolate 1008001.06 chromosome A11, Gossypium_hirsutum_v2.1, whole genome shotgun sequence.
tttaatgcATTTTGTTGAAGAAACTTACTTGCGCTTCatgtattttttgtgttttagctAAAGCTTACTCTATATATTTGGAGTTGTGAGCCATGTCAATTGCAACCATGACTACTCCTCTTCCAATCTCCTAATTCCCTTGTCTTCTTCCCATTCCCGCTCTCTGTTTTTCCATTTGTCATGCCAATTCCAACCTACTTTGCATTCAAAGTGAGAGAGAAGCTCTTTTGAAATTCAAGAATCATCTTATTGATCCTTCAAACAGGTTATCTTCATGGGTTGAAGGAGGGGATTGCTGTAAATGGATTGGTATCGTCTGCCATAACTCAATAGGCTACGTCAACCAACTGCACTTGGCTGCTCCTCCTCTTTCAGAGCCTGATTTTGACGCAACACCAGCTGAATGGGAAGCTTACGAGCGGTCAAAACTACGAGGCAAAATAAATCCTTCACTGCTGGAGTTAAAGCATCTCAGTTCCCTGGACTTGAGCAGTGTTGGAACACTGGCAGCAACAACCAAACAATGAAACACTAAGAGCATAAGCTCTTCAAACAGCAAGCAGAAACACAAAGCATCAAGAGCATAAGCTCTCGGTTAACaggcagaaaaaagaaaaagaaagaacaatggcagcagctcttagaaaaagaacaaaacagagaacaaaggaggaagaaacaaaaataatttacttgctcacaaacgtgCAGCAAGGAAGCAATCTGCCTTACAACTGATATGCTTgatttttcaataagaaaaacaatacatttatagaTAAAACACATTACCAAATACTACCTACTCCCACTTAGTAGCCTAGGGACTTGCTAAGCATTACTTGTACACATCAATAAGCTGAATTATCAGCTCAATCATCACCTAAACCCATCAAAACATCAATaactaagttcattttcaaccgAACTAAACTAAATTGCAACTACAACAGTCAACATGTTGCTGCAGCATGCAGCATGCATACAAGCCGTATGCACTCAACAAAAACATAACAGTAGCATGGATGGCCAATTtccaacactcctccttggactccaTGCTGCAAATGTCATTCATTCATCAAGTTTTTGAACTTGGCAGTCCTTAGATGCTTTCTTTCAAGCTGACCCTGCACAAGCACTTCATTTTCAACCTTGGCAAATGGAGTATTCTCCTCCTTCACAGCCTTGGTTGACAACACATCTTGCCTTGTTCCCTATTACAGTCCTGCTTCTTCTTGCATAAACAACTTGCAAGTATAGTTTGCTTGCCTTCAATCTGCCATTTTTGGCTTGCACCCACTCGGGCTTGCATTTTGCTGCTCGCAACTATACACCTTTGACAGGCTCGCTTTTTTGCTTACTGTCTTCAACAGGTGTCTTCAACTTTGCTGCTTGCAACCATACACCTTTGACAGGCTCGCACTTTGGCTTACTGTCTTCAGTTGGTGTCTTCAATAGGCTCGCAACTATCACTTCTTGCTAAGCTTGCACATTTGGAAAGCTCACACCTTTCCTTGAAACTTATTGAAGCTTGTTTGGAGGTCTCATAAGTTTGAGCCGATGTTGAGCAGGGGAAGCAAAATCAATGGTCCCTTAAGACTTAGGctcatgataccatttgttggaacacTGGCAGCAACAACCAAACAATGAAACACTAAGAGCATAAGCTCTTCAAACAGCAAGCAGAAACACAAAGCATCAAGAGCATAAGCTCTCGGTTAACaggcagaaaaaagaaaaagaaagaacaatggcagcagctcttagaaaaagaacaaaacagagaacaaaggaggaagaaacaaaaataatttacttgctcacaaacgtgCAGCAAGGAAGCAATCTGCCTTACAACTGATATGCTTgatttttcaataagaaaaacaatacatttatagaTAAAACACATTACCAAATACTACCTACTCCCACTTAGTAGCCTAGGGACTTGCTAAGCATTACTTGTACACATCAATAAGCTGAATTATCAGCTCAATCATCACCTAAACCCATCAAAACATCAATaactaagttcattttcaaccgAACTAAACTAAATTGCAACTACAACAGTCAACATGTTGCTGCAGCATGCAGCATGCATACAAGCCGTATGCACTCAACAAAAACATAACAGTAGCATGGATGGCCAATTTCCAACAAGCAGTAACAATTTTAACAGCATACATATTCCGAAAATTTTCGGTTTGCTGGAAAGTTTAACTTATCTTAACCTCTCTTATGCCCAATTTCAGGGAGCAATTCCTCATAACCTTGGGAATCTCTCAAAGTTGCAGTATCTTGATCTTGGAGGTAATGATCTCAAATCAAAAAGTCTTCAATGGGCTTCTGGACTTTCTTCCTTGCAGTACCTTGATTTGAGTGGTGCGGATCTTTCTAACGCAACTGATTGGGTACAGGTGACATTCAAACTTCCTCCTTTGTTAGAGTTGCACTTGTCAGGTTGTAGGTTAGAAGATGACCCATCTTTCATCAGTGTCAATTCTACAAAATCACTGGTTGTTCTTGATCTTTCTTGGAACCGCTTTTCTTCAGTACCTAAGTCGATATTTAGTCTTCATGGTCTTGTGTCCATTGATCTTAGTGAGAATTCTTTGGAAGGCCCAATTCCAGATTACTTTGGGAACATCTCGTTTCTTGAAGTTCTTGATTTCACTAATTGGAATCATCTCAATTCGTCCATACCCAATTCCTTGTATAGTTTAAACCGTCTTCAGTTCCTTAGTCTTAGTGGTAACCAGTTACAAGGAACAATCTCGAGTGCCATTGGAAACTTGAGCTCTGCTACCTACCTTGATCTTTCAGAAAATCAACTAAACGGCCAAATTCCCTTGTCTATAGGGCAGTTATCATCTTTGGAGTTCTTTGATGTTTCAGAAAATCAATTAAATGGTCAAATTCCATTGTCGATAGGGGAGTTATCATCTTTGGAGTTATTTGATGTTTCAGAAAATCAATTAAATGGTACTTTTCCATTGTCTATAGGGGAGTTATCATCTTTGAAGTATCTGGATTTTGGGTATAATCTATTAGAAGGAGTTGTATTAGAAACCCATTTTTCTAATCTCACGAGATTGACAACTCTAGCAGCATCACAAAATCAGCTTAGATTTGAACCAAACTCAAGCTGGATTCCCCCATTTCAATGTGAAAGGATCGAATTGGGTCACTGGCATCTTGGCCCAAAGTTTCCCCAGTGGctaaaattccaaaagaaattgTCTTATTTGGATATCTCCTATGCAGGAATTTCAGATGTCATGCCCACTTGGTTTTTGAACCTTCCCActcaatttgaatatttaaatctTTCCTCTAATCAACTTACAGGagagatttcatatttgaatgtgAGCAACTTTGTTGATTTGAGTTCAAACCGATTCATTGGCCCATTGCCAAGAGTACTCCCAACTTTActatttctaattttatcaaataattcattttcgGGATCTCTTTTTGAATTACTTTGTAATTCATCAAGTAGAAAACGGATGGAAGTTCTTTACATTGATAAAAATCTTATCTCAGGAGATATTCCAGATTGTTGGAGTCATCGCCaggatttgaaaattttaaatttgggaagCAACATATTGACCGGTGAAATCCCACCTTCTTTATGGCGCCTAAATCTTACAATGCTAAACCTTCGAAACAATACAATGTTTGGAGAATTGCCATCCACATTGCAAAATTCTCCATATTTGATTATGTTGGATCTTAGTGAAAATCATTTCAGTGGAAGTGTACCAGCATGGATTGGTGATAAGCTCTCAAACCTTGTGATTCTAAGCCTTCGATCAAATAACTTTGATGGTCATATTCCTCATAAAATTTGTGatcttcaatttcttcaaaacttgGACCTTGCCCACAACAACATTTTTGGAGTTATTCcaaaatgttttaataatttaagtgcaatGGCCACAACAAACAAAACCGATAAAAAAGTTTATGGGGATAGTTTTTACCGATTTTCTTGGAGCGCATTGTTGGTGTTGAAAGGACGAGAGGATGAATATGGTAGCACACTAGGACTTCTTACCAGCATGGATCTTTCAGCTAACAGCCTCACAGGAGAGATTCCCAAAGAAATTGGTAGTCTCGTTGGACTATTGTCTTTAAATTTTTCAGGGAATCTCCTAACAGGAAATATACCAGACAGCATTGGCAACATGGAGTTAATGGAGTCTCTTGATTTGTCCATGAATAGACTAAATGGTGAAATCCCTCCAAGTTTCTCCAATTTGAATTTCTTGAATCACTTCAATGTATCCTACAACAACTTGAGAGGACAAATCCCAACAAGCACTCAGCTTCAAAGCTTTGACAACTTGTCTTACGTGGGCAATCATCTTTGGGGACCTCCTCTCTCTAAGAACTGCACCTCAAAAGGTATTCCAACTGACGTTGCAAATAATGGAAGTAGCAGTGAAGGAAGTAACGTGAATTCGCTTTATGTCAGCATAGCTCTTggctttgtaatgggattttggggtGTAGTGGCTCCCTTGTTTTTCATCAGGTCTTGGAGTATTGCATACTATCGAAAGTTGGACCATATCTGTGGTAAACTGTATGTGTTTTGGGCTATTATGGGTATGTAGTTTGATAGGAAAAAAGCATGTATAATTGATGCATCTGATCTAGGTGTGCTGCTACATGATTGTTTGATGCTAAAAGATTAGTTTTTGTGTCTGTCTACTCGCATGGTGTTCTAACAAGGCGGCCCACTCGCTGGCATAAGCGGCTTTGTTATATGTAAACCATATAGAATGGGGTGGTTTTTTTCCTTACATCTTTTTTGAAGATTGTTGAAATTATATCTTATGTTGATACGAATGCGGATTACGGACGATAAGTTTGGGTGTATGGGGTGAGTCTGTTGGCTCGGGTTTAGTAGTCCGTCTCCTCTTTGTgttcacttttatttttttattttctcattaaTGAATTTATTCtctaaaaaaatagtaattttagaCACATATAAAAGTATAAGGATGAACTAGACCCAATGTCACTCTAAAATAGGGTTtgtcctattttggtcactctagctaatttttttcttaatttagtcactctgattaatgttattatttgaaCTAGTCAATGtcattaaaaattttgttaatccATTAATGGGTTGTTATTGTAGCACATTAGCCAATTGAATTATCACACATGACACCAGGGACAGTGCCAGGGGCTAGCAAAGGCCCCATCtcccctaaaataatttttttttcatttaggcccgtttatagtttataatattttaaattagtaatggtcaAATTGTACTTTGACAccacaaaaaatgataaaaatttgatttgattggtCACATcggtcaattttttaaattttaaggaaAGAAGTCATTTTTGGAGAGAGTGTGTGAAAGCGCGACTAGTTGAGTGCGTTTTCTGCACAAGTGGCAAGAAAGCTCGCTTAGTTAGACAAGCTTTCACACTCTCTCTCCAAAAAACGGTTTAattccctaaatttttttttaaaaagtatatttattcaattaacaAACTTTTTTGACATATATGGCTAATTTAGCCTACAATTAAGGATTTAATTTATGATCTTATTATATATTCTAcgtgtgtgtatatatacatatgtatattatcACTATTtcatatatagatatgtatatggCCACAAGATAATTATTTATACTATAATAACATGTTTGATTAAGTTTAGTGTCATAAGTTAAGCGACACCACTCAATTGGTAAAAACATGGAAAAgttaaaagttatttattttttaatatagagttaattatatcatttaaatcttttataaaacaaattaaatttattcagTTCTCTTAAACCAACTATTTGTTAAGGCAAGTTGCGTGCTTCTAAGATGAGTGACACTAATACTTGTCATATTTGAGTTGGCAAATTTATATGCAACAGAATCTTTTGATGATTAGTTATTGTGCTGATGTTTTGAAGATTATATAATCATTTGATTGGATTCAACTAAATCATGTAGAAATGAATATCATACAGATATACTAAAATgatgttaataaataaattgatatactatataatattaaattaattttttttagtaaaaaattataGTGTAGGAACGTCGAGAAATGTAGAGCAATAATGAATGTAATCAAGATTCATAAAGCCAATGTAAAacaacattattttatttttaaaaaattttatcactaattttaaaggtttttgttaaaatacatttttactattaatcaaatattttataatgataatttaagattaaatgacattttttcaattattttcattgaaaatgttggacttttatgttgttttagatggaattttttcttaattaaaaaaaatcaaattgcatcattttaaaatgttaatgtttATAGGTATTTGGTTtaggaaaaatattttttggaattattgaatgaaaaaaataatttcaaatttgtcaaatgattttataaatctCATGACATGTCgtcataaagaaaaataaatttggatttatataggaaggaaaagaaaaaggatagAGCAAGAGGATATTCAAAATGAGATTATAAAATTTAGGCTTAACTCATAAATTggtatctaaaataaaaaatttttaacttggtatttaaaattttattttgtcacAAGTGGCATCAAAATTTTGTAGGTCAATCGATCAACCCCTATCTCTGAACCAGTACCCCAATCAATTCCCAGTCCAACCGGTCAATCCAGTCCAGTTTTGAAAACATTGGATTTGGTCGATGAAATAACTTTTTCGATCTCGTCAAGTCGAACAAGCAAGCGGTGAAATTCGAAAATATAATCAATTGTCAACATCTCAACTTTGAGAGAGCGAATTTCAAGCATACGCTAGTATTGTCATAcattataaaagaagaagaaaaataaaaaaaagaatgagaaaaaataaaaagaaagagaaagttataaaaggaaaaaggaaaaaattttaaaataattttaagttatatGACATGGCAGATTATTATTAGCTAGAAGTTTTATAAATGGGTATAACATTTTGGTGTAAAAAATGTTCaagtaccaaaataaataaaatgcatagTTTGTGTACCAACTTATAAGCTAAGccttgtttaaaaatatatttaacagtTAGACAAACACAGGtactaacttgaaaaaaaaatgtagtttaagtaccaaaatagGAAAAAAGGATATAATTTAAGTATCAATTTATGAATTAAGTCtaaaatttatattgaaatttgtgaaaattaataaAGTGAGTTTAGATAGAGAATGGATATGTTGAGCTAGGTTAATTGGGAAGCAAGACATAATAAATATtggtataatatcaaatttaactttcaatatttatttttttatcaatttagcccttattcTTTTTTTGAGCTGAATTTGACGTACAACATTTTAAAAAGagtctaattattttttttaacggAAATACTGACTAAAGCATTCAAGTTTTTAAACATTCTACATGTATTTATATTAACGTGGTATATAAGACAAATAGTATCATGTCAGCATCAAGTATATGTGGACTGTCACACTCCTAGCATGCCAACATCGCTAAAACATTAGTTTTTTTagtcaacaaattttttttaaagcaatttgattctttttgaaaaattaatggtcaaatttaactcaaaaaaagaataaaaatcaaattgataatAGATGTAAACGGTAAGGGCTCAATTTGACATTATGCCATAAATATTTCTTTACATGAGAGAAaatttttcagattttattttaaaacacaaataattttacaacttttggccaaaataaataggaaattttacaacttttggtAACTAAACTTTCTTGAGAAAACTTAACATGAAACAATTTGTTGTTTCAATTTACTATCAGAACAGAATGTTTCGATCAGTACGTGGTACCAAAACAGTATCAAGTACTATAGATTGAAGTTCTATATTGACACTTTATGATTTGGTTTTTAAATCCGGTAATAATAATAATCCTCTCTCCTAACTAAAGCAAccttttcaaataattaaaaaataatttttaatctcCACTCATGAAAATTGAATACATTTTATTGTCAATCATTTATCTTTTTGGAAAGCATCCACAGTTAGAAGATTAATTACCGTTACCGGTGATGGATaccgaaaaaaaaatttaatcccgCTCACAAAAATGGAATACATTTTATTGTCACTCATTTAACTTTTCGAAAAGTATCCACGGTTAGAATATTAACCACTGCTATCAATGATGAATACCTTGATTACCGCAAGAAAAATAACTTTTGATATTGAGAAAAAcagatttaaattgaatttttaaaagtaatattttaagttctaaaaatattttattcacatATAGAAATTAGAAAATTTCAAACATTGGAGCTAAGCCAAAATTCTCCAATGTCTTAAGAATCTTAAGTAGTAatcaaaaaaaaataagaacCTCGTGTTGAgatatttatcaatatttaaagAGTAGTGCCGGCCAATTTACTTCCAAGTCATTAAAATGAAACTTCAGTCCTCCATTCACAATTAAACCCTTCTCTACATTTTCTTCCATATCAGTGAGGGGCTCGCattgattaaaattatattttggatatcttaaaaataataaaaatttaatttaatcttttaaaaattataaagatatagactattaaaatagttaattatattttattatagaaaaaatatataatttaattccacctccaaaaaatattttttgactttgTCCCTGATACAtatgatttataaaaataaaataagacacGAATTTCATGCTTTCacttaactattttatttttaaaaaaaaaaaaagaagctagtTTTAAAATTCAGCACAATTCTATTTAAAGCCTTACGGTGTGCAACAAGAAGCACAAAATTAACCAACTGTTTTTCCTTTATTTTGAAGTGTCAAAACCCAAtgtcgaaaccctttttattttgaaaacaatggggatcgacttttgaaaataaaaatgtggagtcgccaccaatctcttaGTTTAGGTGTGATTCGGTCACCTACTAAAACGTTTTGTTCCATTAAAGACAATTTTGgttcacataaaaattaaaaatgggttcgggagtcggttacacatgAGGAAGGTTGAGCACCCTCATTGCGCCcaaaaattgataccaaattgaTTCAATGCTATCCCTATATCAaaggcttttttttttctaaaaaatgatCTTTCGAagtataattcttttttttaaatgtttgacTAGTTCAAATTAGTGGTCAAACTTCTCTCGTTTCAAAGATATGCGGCATCATATCCAGCATGATTAGACACGATCCCTTAAACCTTCAAAAATACGATTGATTTTTTACCCTCAAAAACTTGTATGTTAAACTTATTAAAGGATATCCAAATATCTAGTTCACCGAAAAAATCatacccagcacggtagggcacgatttcccGGATTCCCCAAATattgaatattgccttatttcaaaatttttgactaATAAGAAGAATTGGAAATTAGCTTAAAACACGTTTATTGGTTTTAAAATAGATGGAATATTTAATGCATTGTAACAAAACATTTGTATAAAAAAGGGTTaatgaacatgaaataatatGCACACATATAGTACAATAAACCTCAATTAATAAATCCAATAATTATGTACAATTATTCTAAGTATAATGTGACCAAAATTTTTTAAGCATGGATGGTGAAcaatcaatacaaaaaaataatatacaacaataaTTAACATGGCACAATATAAAGCGATTTCACAAAATATGTACAAAATAAAGCGGAAATTAGCAAACGATGTggtataataataacaaattaatgAACACATAATATACATGCTATATGagtggatttaaaaaaaattaggaatatatacttattgaaataaatattatagcataaaacatttgaattgaataacatgcaaaatattttaaacgcaaattcatttaaaaattaacaatataCACGATAgcttaaataacatataaatataaaagaataataaaacacatgATAAGATATAAGGTGTAGCAACGTAAAAATTTTACTTTGGTCACTAgttgaggcgattatttgaaaatttgaaaattgacttgcgattttattaaaaaggggagtcgccaccgatcctttttcctaggtgtgatcggacacctaataaatcctcttttttaaaagaaagtttGTTTTCTttaacaaaaagaaggccgagtttaaGTCTATGTTAAAAACCAGAAAAagaatagggttcgggagtcggttacgcgtgaggaagttattagcaccctcgcgacgcccaaaattggtatcttgttaaacatgtgttgtcttaattttcaaaaatacgagttcaatttgacatttaatcgtgatccgattgaaaaatgagaagttttagtttttggttttttttagaagggcgtcccgtttttaacacgagccgacgaatttcacccaacatagcgatgaaatcgatgacttaatgttaaatcagTACGTTGCCTTATttgttgaaattaattaaaaagtatgagtaaaacattattaaaataagaattcgtaaataatacaaacaatgatgcaattaataataaaaatattaaaaactaagaaTATGAAAACAACAATAACAatatttacaagaaaataaaaataatgtactactaatataataagaaaaataatgtatttataataataatagaaaataacaatatatacataaaatatatatatatgtatatacatgttgATAATGatgaaaagaataataattatactaataatagtGGTAATGGTGATGATCAAGGAGTATTAAAGTATGTATAAGTATGTACAAAAAGATATATGTATacatagtaatattaaaataaatacataataaacatatactaataataataataattattatataataataatgataaaaagttgtatgtacaccaaataacacataataatattaaaataaaataataagtgacaATAGTGAAAATAGTaggtaataataaatataacgatatatgaaaattatatatgcccatataatgaaatacatgtactaatattaataataaatataatagggataaaatagatataataatatatacataaaatagtattaaaagtatatatataacatagtattcaagaatttatacataagatgatataaaaatatatacatggaatagtaaaagaaatatataacaaataaccttaaaaatatatatataataatagaatacatacaatatatacatatatttagaaatgataataatatataaaaaaactattcaTACATTACATAAATACGTACATAAATAATAATGGTGttagaaatatataatatagtattagaaatatacataatatataaatatatataactaatgatattaaaatatgtacataataatatataaaatattaaaagaaaacatatatacataacatatataaaaatatatacatatacatacatataatacAATATGCACTAatgttatatataataataatactagaaataataataattagtaataataatacattaaaaataataatatgttaataacTAGAATattaataatagcaataataatatacataataatattaataatattagaaatgataataaaaatatttaataaaaaacgaaaataaaataaataaataaataaaatcaaaaaggactaaaatggaattaaaatcaaagttttagGGCCAAAtttgaaataacaaaaaaagaaaagggctTATCTGAAAGCGCATTGAACAACGGAGGGCCTAAAATGCAATAACCCCATTTGCCCCCAAAATGCGCAGTATCAAAGGCACTAAATCAGAAACCGAAGTAAACTACtgggccaaattgaaaataaCAACAAACTtgattgtaaaatcataaaaaatgcgAAAGGACCGCGCGCACAATTAGCCCCTGAGAGGAAAAATGCATGGATCCTGAGTGGGTGGGGTCGGGTCCACCCGATCCAGggtaaaacgatgtcgttttatgCCCTGGATCCCAATGTCAAAACGGCATTGTATTACTTGGGTATTTAAACCCCaaaactttcttttttcttcatttcagCCTCTcaaaaaaaatcttcaaaaattCTCTCTCCCACCCTTTGAATCTGGCCAGATGCCGATGGGGTCTTCGCCACACGCCGCCGTCATCGGCCACCGTCGCCTGCCACCGTTTCAAAaggtaacttttttttaataatatatatgtatatgtatataaaaagagaaaaaaaataaaataaaaaaagaaaaaagaaatttcgaaagaagaaaaaaagaagaaaatgatgcCAATCACCTTCTGTTGTTTCTGTATTTTTATTCTTGCTTTTGGTTATCTTCTGTTTTGATGTTATTCTCTGCTTTGGTGATCTGAAGCCCTTGTTTTGTGTTCGAAAATAtagtatatgtattatatttctTTGCTAACCTTTTTACAATCTTTCacttggctttttatagccatttctGGTTACACTATCTACTTCTATCTTTTGCTGCTGTTGCGTGTCCTGTTTGCTATGCAGGTGGTGGTTGAACGGTGGAGGTGACTGTGGGGCAGGTGGTGCCAGGGGATGGTGCTGATCGATGGGACGTTGGCGGAGCTTAAGGGTTTTTTTTCCTGATTTTTTGAAACCCTAAATCAGGCTAGTTGGGCTAAGAAATTGGGCCTGTGAGGGTTTGGGTTGTTAGGTTTAATTGGGCTGGGGTCTTTGTTGTTTGGGCTTGGTTATTGGGCTCCGAGTATGGGTTTGAAAATGGGTTAAGGGGTTTGTTATTTtataggccaaaattggcctacaacataATGTACATAATAAATtcataaaacatgtatatataaataaatttgggaataattatttgtaaaaagtagcatgaaattaataatgtatgaaaaaaattaagtaaatatataaattatacatgtaacaaattttaaaaacatagtCATATACAAAAGGTAAAAAAAACTATATctacaaaatacataaatttagtGATGTATATTTATAAAACTATATTTATGAAGggaattttgaaacaaataatatataacataattttacaTGTAACAAATGGATTTGGATTGATGGtataagtaaataatatatacataagagtaataaaatttgaaagtataTACAATAAGTAAATTGTACGATTTTCTTAAAAGAAATGCCTTAAACACATAAATAATGTTATAGGAAagtattcataaaaatatttacataaagcaATATGAAACTAAAAACGTGGACTaaagtaaaaataattgaatatgaGTAATGTACATGTgaagaaattttagaaataattgtatgtcaaaataatattgaattaaaatatgGATGATAAGATTAActtaatattaacataaattatatatgtaataatttaaaaaaaaaacacaattatatACCAATTTGCTAAAaactatatgtataaaaataatattgctTTAATAACGTATGTAAGTTAAATATAAGTactaaatatatgcttaatgataACTTAAGTGacacataaaataaatgaatttctaaaaatataaacattaaaatatgtaaataaattcaaaagaaattataaaataacataaa
It includes:
- the LOC107954543 gene encoding receptor-like protein EIX2, giving the protein MLLQHAACIQAVCTQQKHNSSMDGQFPTSSNNFNSIHIPKIFGLLESLTYLNLSYAQFQGAIPHNLGNLSKLQYLDLGGNDLKSKSLQWASGLSSLQYLDLSGADLSNATDWVQVTFKLPPLLELHLSGCRLEDDPSFISVNSTKSLVVLDLSWNRFSSVPKSIFSLHGLVSIDLSENSLEGPIPDYFGNISFLEVLDFTNWNHLNSSIPNSLYSLNRLQFLSLSGNQLQGTISSAIGNLSSATYLDLSENQLNGQIPLSIGQLSSLEFFDVSENQLNGQIPLSIGELSSLELFDVSENQLNGTFPLSIGELSSLKYLDFGYNLLEGVVLETHFSNLTRLTTLAASQNQLRFEPNSSWIPPFQCERIELGHWHLGPKFPQWLKFQKKLSYLDISYAGISDVMPTWFLNLPTQFEYLNLSSNQLTGEISYLNVSNFVDLSSNRFIGPLPRVLPTLLFLILSNNSFSGSLFELLCNSSSRKRMEVLYIDKNLISGDIPDCWSHRQDLKILNLGSNILTGEIPPSLWRLNLTMLNLRNNTMFGELPSTLQNSPYLIMLDLSENHFSGSVPAWIGDKLSNLVILSLRSNNFDGHIPHKICDLQFLQNLDLAHNNIFGVIPKCFNNLSAMATTNKTDKKVYGDSFYRFSWSALLVLKGREDEYGSTLGLLTSMDLSANSLTGEIPKEIGSLVGLLSLNFSGNLLTGNIPDSIGNMELMESLDLSMNRLNGEIPPSFSNLNFLNHFNVSYNNLRGQIPTSTQLQSFDNLSYVGNHLWGPPLSKNCTSKGIPTDVANNGSSSEGSNVNSLYVSIALGFVMGFWGVVAPLFFIRSWSIAYYRKLDHICGKLYVFWAIMGM